In Trichlorobacter lovleyi, the DNA window TATCAGGTCAGTTCACCTCAAGAACCGTTCTATTCCTGAGTAAGCCTCCGTCCATACACTAACGGACCGTTGCCATGCTCTTCCCGGCCCTGATCTCCCTTTCGCTGGCAGGACGCACACTGATCACCGTGCCTTCAAACACCAGGGCCATCCCGGCCAGGGGATGGTTGCCATCCAGTACCACCTTGCCTTCAGCAACATCCGTCACCGTAAAGAGCAGATCATGGCCGTTTTCAGTCTGTTCCAGCTGCATGCCGACTTTCACCTCTTCATTGAAGGCATCGACAGATTCAATCCGCACCAGATCGGCATCATATTCACCAAAGGCCTCAGCCGGCTGCAGATTGATTATGATGCTATCACCTGCCGACTTGCCCTCCAGGGCCGCCTCAATCTGCGGAAAGACATCATCATAGCCGCCATGCAGATAACTGAGCGGTTCCTGCCCCTCATCAACAGGCATACCATCAATATCGGTAACAGTATAATCAAGGGTAACAACGGTGTTTTTTGTAATTCCCGCCATCTTTGTCTCCTGTCTTCAGGTCTTAAGCAGCCGGTACCATACGGTATTGTGCCGATTATGGCAACTGCAGGCTGCCCGGATGGTGGTATACTTGCCTCAAAAAGGAGGTGGAGTATGAAGCTGCTCAAAACCAAGGTCTGGCACTGGCGCGATATTGCGTTACTGAAATGGTGCGCATTCCTGTTCGGTAGTGCGGTGGGGGCCTACTTTCATCAGTGCGTTGTACAGTATGCCTGGGTAATCATCATTGCGGCGCTGCTGCTGGCACTCCGTCCGGCAGCAGCCTACTGGAAGGATTAACCGGCCGTGTCAGCCAGCGGGTTGGCAGCGGTTGTCTGCCGCTATAGCTGCAGGGCATACCACCAGGCGGTTACGACAAGCAGACAGCTGCATACCGCCAGCAGCAGATTCAGAAAGCGGCCGGGATAGCCATAACGGCCAATCAAGACCTCGGTGAGCAGTCCCAGCAGCAGCCCTGCCAAAAGGCCGAAGAAATGGGCACCTACATCGGTGTTTTTCCCTTCACTGCCGACCAGGACAAGCAGTGAAAGCGCTGTAGCCACAGGCACGGCCCAGCGCCGTTTCTTCAGTTGGCTGTAGCGCCGCACACTGAGGCCGGCCAGAATACCGACCGCGCCGAACACGGCGGTGGAGGCGCCGATCGAACTATGCGTAGCAGGCTGCAGATATCCGTTGGCAAGATTGCCGAGCAGACCGGCCCCCAGCAACAGGGTCCAGCCCAGCCCAGTTCCCAGCTCCCGGCAGAGCAGGACAACAAATACCCCACCGATACAGAGATTGCCCAAGAGATGCGACAGATCGGCATGCAGCGTCAGGGAGGTAATCAGCCGCCACCATTCCCCGTCCATGATTTTTGCCGACTGCATCATGCCGTTTGAGAACCAGTCCGGGTAACTGCCGGCAACGGTTATCAGATCGGAACGGATAAGATTGTGGAATGCTGCGAGCAGGACCAGGACTGAAAGGGTGGTATAGGTACCGGCATCCAGTGTCGGTCGTTGGGGCGGCAACGGCGGCCAGTTGCGGTTTTCATCTTCGTAGAGCACTATCTCCTGCATCGCGGTTACCAGCTGTTCCTCCGGCACCAGCAGCCGCCAGCGGTCATGTTCAGGCTCCAGGCGGTACGGAATCCCCTTGGCTGCCAGCACCACCGCCCAAACCGCCGAATACCGGGCACCGGCAGCAACTTCCTCCGGTAGAAGCGGCTTCCACTCCCCCGGCGGGACTGTTTCGCTGCCATGACCGTCATCCAGCTCCATTATGCCGCGCCCCCGGCTTCCCGGCTAGCTGGGAGTAGCGGCCGGAGAGATCGCCCCCCCCTGCAGAGGTGAAGCGGATGAGCAAGGTAATAGAAGCGTGATATCACGGAAATGGCAGGTTCAGACAGCCGGAGCCAGCAGGTAGGCAGCAGCCCGTATTGCGGCCCAGCCCAGAACAGCAATGGTGGCCAGACCACAGATGAGGGCAACAGCCCGGTCAACGTTGTTTTCACGTCTGCGTTCAAGGTAGCCAAGGACTGCGCCAAGTATGATGCCACCGGCAATACCGCCACCGTGCCCCCAGTTATTTATGCCGGGAAATAGCAGACCAAACAGAAAGATACTGATCAGCCAGCCACTGACTTCACGGTAGACCGAATTGCCGTAGGACCCTCCCCGGCTTTTCCCGTAGTAAAGCAGGGCTCCCATCAGGCTGCAGACCGCTGCTGAAGCGCCAATCGTAAACATGACCCCCGCCAGATAGGAGACCACGTACCCGGCAACACCACCCAGGGTGTAGATGGTGAGCATACGGCTGCTGCCGTACTCGTTGATGACCCGGGGTGCCAGCTGCCTTAAGGCCATGAGGTTGAACAGCAGATGCAGAATACCGCCGTGCAGGTAATTGGCGCTGAGCAGGGTCCAGTAGCTGCCGGAGTGATCAATGGGATAGGTGCCGGTTGCCCCCAGCAGCAGCAGGCTGTCCTGGCCCGGGGATAACAAGCCGCCCGCGGCCCCGTTGCTGATGCTGAGCAGCAGAGAGAGCGCGAAATAGACAATGTTGATCGAGATCAGGGCCTTGACAGTCCAGTCCCCCTCCATGCCGCCCCGTGTCCAGTGGATAAGCTGCCACCAGGCTGATGAACGGGAGGTGCCGCACCATGAACAGACCGTCTCATCGCTGCCGATCAGCCGCCTGCAGCGTGGACAAAGTATAGCCCGCTGTGTCATGTGAACTCCGGGGAGAGATTGCGCGTCCCCCGGCCATCGGCAATAGTCATGCAAGCCCCCGGAGCCGCTCCAGCCACTCCTCTATAAAGAGATCGATGTATTCCCGGCTGACAGCACTGGCATGCGGCGTGACAAGCAGATTGTGCTGTTCCCACAAGGGGGATGAGGAAGGCAGCGGTTCATCGGCAAAGACATCCAGCCCGGCTCCTGCAAGGGGGCCATGGTTGAGGGCCGCCAGAAGGTCTTCCTCCCGGTAGCAATTGCCGCGTCCCAGATTATACAGGAACGCCCCCGGCTTCATCGCAGCGAAGTGTCGCCTGGTAATGATACCATCCGTCTCCTTTTCACCCGGAAGCAGCAGTACCACATGGTCGGCCCGGGGAAGCTCCTGCTCAAGCCGGTCAAAGGTGATCATGCGATCGATACAGGCCGGAAGCTCCCCTGAGACAGTACGTCTGACCCCGATGACTCGTGCACCGAACGCCTTCAGCAACTCCGCCATGGATCGCCCCAGCGCACCGCAACCAACGATCAGCACCTGCTGGCTGAAGAGCGCCACACAGCTGCTGTAGTCATTCCGTCCCCACACTCCCCGTTTCTGATCCTCAAGGGTTTTCCCGATCCTGCGGTTGAAATACAGCATCATCGAAAGCAGGCTTTCACGCATGATACGGCCATGAAAGCTGCCGTAAAAGGTCCTCACCCTGCCAGAGGGATCTGCCGCCACCCAGTCATGCCCGGCAGCGGGGGTAAAGACAGCTTTCAGCTGCGGGGCCAGTTTGTACCACTCCGGCCTGAACGACCAGACCAGGGCACACTCAGCTGCAGGAAGCTTCTCCAGAAAGTCGGTTTTTCCCTCGGCAACCGTGATACAACTGCCCGGAAGGGCCTCCCGGATACGCTCGATATGGCATGGGTTGTTGGAAAAGGCGGCTACCGCCTTGTTCTGCAGGTTGATGAGGAGATTGGTTATCTGCATGACTTACCCGTTACGGTTCAGGATCTTGATGGCGCCACAGACGGTCTGACAACAGTGAGGGCAGCCTATACAGCCTCGCCGTTGATGGCGTCACGCAGTACCGAACCGGGCTTGAACGTGAGTACCTTACGGGCCTCAATCGTGATTGCCTCACCGGTCTGCGGGTTACGCCCACGGCGTGCAGCCTTCTGGCTGACAACAAAACTGCCGAAACCGGATATCTTGATGGTCTCGCCCGCTTCCAGCGACTCTTTCATAATGGCAAAAACGGATTCCAGCATGGCAGCGGCATCTTTTCTGGACAGACCGATGCTGGCCTGTAGTTTCTCTACTAAGTCTGTTTTGGTCATGACAGCTCCTTTATTTTAGTGATCGGTAGACGACACGTCTAGTATTCCGCATCCCTTGAACAGGGACGCTAGCAATTCCCGGGCTTGAGCGTCCCGAGGCCATCTGCCTCAGGTGAGTATCCGGGCCCGGAACTTTTCAAGCAACACCGCACCGAAGACCCGGCCCCTACAGTAGCACCACACCCCGGCGTGATGGGATATTTTTTTCAACTGGAGTCCAAAAAAGCCTTTATCTCTTTAAGGGGCGGATGGCCGTCCCTACGCTTGAACATGCAATTATCGGAACAGTAGTTAAGGGCACCTGCAAGCAGCTCATGAGCTATTGTAATCCGTTCTGTATCCTGGTCTATAAGCACAGAATAGACATGGCTGCAGGTAGCAGCATCGATAAGCTTGCCGCAATGGCAACAGTATGTCCGGTGCTGTTGAGTCATAGCGTAGTAGGTGTACCCCTGGTTGGCGCCGGATAGCACAATGGTCCGGTTCAAACGGTTCTCATTCACCGGCTTGGATGCACTTTTCTGCTTCGGGATGTCGCGCAGCGGTCAACCAGCTGCCTGAAAACAAAAAAGCCCGGCTTTTCTTTCGAAAAGACGGGCTAATAAGAACGCCTGTATACAGACATCCTGCTAACCGCTTCGGTAACCCCTCTTCCCGGTCCGGGTAGGTGGCTTTGCGTCATCCAGTCCCCTGGATTTTGCCTTTTCGGTGAAAGCTTATTAATTTTTGACTAGGTACTGCTACTATGCTGCCACACGGGA includes these proteins:
- a CDS encoding FKBP-type peptidyl-prolyl cis-trans isomerase; the protein is MAGITKNTVVTLDYTVTDIDGMPVDEGQEPLSYLHGGYDDVFPQIEAALEGKSAGDSIIINLQPAEAFGEYDADLVRIESVDAFNEEVKVGMQLEQTENGHDLLFTVTDVAEGKVVLDGNHPLAGMALVFEGTVISVRPASEREIRAGKSMATVR
- a CDS encoding rhomboid family intramembrane serine protease, encoding MELDDGHGSETVPPGEWKPLLPEEVAAGARYSAVWAVVLAAKGIPYRLEPEHDRWRLLVPEEQLVTAMQEIVLYEDENRNWPPLPPQRPTLDAGTYTTLSVLVLLAAFHNLIRSDLITVAGSYPDWFSNGMMQSAKIMDGEWWRLITSLTLHADLSHLLGNLCIGGVFVVLLCRELGTGLGWTLLLGAGLLGNLANGYLQPATHSSIGASTAVFGAVGILAGLSVRRYSQLKKRRWAVPVATALSLLVLVGSEGKNTDVGAHFFGLLAGLLLGLLTEVLIGRYGYPGRFLNLLLAVCSCLLVVTAWWYALQL
- a CDS encoding rhomboid family intramembrane serine protease produces the protein MTQRAILCPRCRRLIGSDETVCSWCGTSRSSAWWQLIHWTRGGMEGDWTVKALISINIVYFALSLLLSISNGAAGGLLSPGQDSLLLLGATGTYPIDHSGSYWTLLSANYLHGGILHLLFNLMALRQLAPRVINEYGSSRMLTIYTLGGVAGYVVSYLAGVMFTIGASAAVCSLMGALLYYGKSRGGSYGNSVYREVSGWLISIFLFGLLFPGINNWGHGGGIAGGIILGAVLGYLERRRENNVDRAVALICGLATIAVLGWAAIRAAAYLLAPAV
- a CDS encoding D-2-hydroxyacid dehydrogenase; translated protein: MQITNLLINLQNKAVAAFSNNPCHIERIREALPGSCITVAEGKTDFLEKLPAAECALVWSFRPEWYKLAPQLKAVFTPAAGHDWVAADPSGRVRTFYGSFHGRIMRESLLSMMLYFNRRIGKTLEDQKRGVWGRNDYSSCVALFSQQVLIVGCGALGRSMAELLKAFGARVIGVRRTVSGELPACIDRMITFDRLEQELPRADHVVLLLPGEKETDGIITRRHFAAMKPGAFLYNLGRGNCYREEDLLAALNHGPLAGAGLDVFADEPLPSSSPLWEQHNLLVTPHASAVSREYIDLFIEEWLERLRGLA
- a CDS encoding integration host factor subunit alpha, with translation MTKTDLVEKLQASIGLSRKDAAAMLESVFAIMKESLEAGETIKISGFGSFVVSQKAARRGRNPQTGEAITIEARKVLTFKPGSVLRDAINGEAV